In the genome of Nakaseomyces glabratus chromosome K, complete sequence, the window TTGTTGCCTTTGCCTTCTCCGCAAATGAATTCACACTTATGAAATAGTTCTCTGATTTGCAAGCCAGAAAAATTGTGGTATGTACAATGTCCTTTGGCTCAACCTCTAATACTGAGTTTTCCAAAAAGAATCTCctaaaaaatgaaattgagGTGGCTACCACTTCAGTGGGTAAGCTCATCTTCTGAGCAATGACTTGTACTTTTTGCGCATAGAAGTTTACCAGTTTGAGTTCTTCCTCCGTGGTAATCGGTGTGGCTTTGCTATCTATCACTTTCGCTACATCAGGCGTTAACTCATCCTTGTGTTTCTCCTTGAATGCCCTAAGCTTCTCTTCTATAACAACCACAGCCCTAGCATTCGTCTCTGTACGTTTCTGTAACAACTTGTCAGGTGTAAACGACCATAACCTGAATTGTGAGGAGTGTCTATATAGATCATCATCAGTTAACCTCTTGTAATTAGGTGGATGCTCAACTGGCTTCGCATCAGGCGTTGAAGAATTTTGTGGACTCTGCGTAGACACACCAGACTCTGACATTTGCTGTTATTATGctttgtttgtttgttttacCAGGTATACAGCCATTGGGAGCTACAAAACTAGTATTTTTAACTGTATCATCCTTTTTCCCATACATTGAAAAATCTTGTGATTTGAGCCCATCGCGCAAAGTTGgaaaagtttcaaaagGGCAAGCTACTAGTAACAGCATTTAAGAATAATTACAACCACGAGAGACAAGAATTGTGGTATAAACGATTACAAAGACAACATAGGTAACTTAGTTGTCTGAAGAATCTGTTAGTACTTATCAATTGTTGATACTTGATGCGCACCCTAATTTTCCTAGCTTTGAATACACTAAAATCTTGCTGAATAATCTGTACAATTGAAGTATTTGTTGATGCTTGCCATATGTGTGTATatgaacaaaaatatttacgAAGGTTGAGAATGTACTTGGTTGAGGTTGTATGTGTACAGCCGTTGTTGAacttttacttttttttttaccttAAGTTGGAGTCTAGAATATAGTTTGGACAGCTTTATCGTACAGCTTATCCCCCCACACAAATACATATACCATACGCATACAATAAGCATAAGCCTAGAATGGTGAAGCCAATTATATGCAGACTGTACATTGCAATTGTTGCATTTATCAGGCATACGACACCCTTACGACATCACAAGACATAACGTATTTCAGCAACATAAAGAGGCAATAGCGCAACGGGTCAATTGATTGCGAAGAACAGATTATTAGAAACAAAACACGCAAAGAAATACAAGATTGCTACAGCATATCTATCCTTTAATGCACCTTTGTATGCGGGGGGTGTACCTTATCATTACTTTTGACGTCTTAATAGTCAAAATAGTCAATTCCTAGCGAAATTGCGTAGTGAAGTCATTTTGAAAgctttttgatatttttcagGGAACTAACGGATGATTCAAAGGGGATAAAGGGCATCGCTAATTTCTCGAGAATTTGTTGCTAAATTAGATATTTTTGGTGAGGGACTAAGATATGTATTGTTAATCAGGTTGGAGTGGGAACAGCTACTGAAAAGTTTAACGACGGCTTTGCTACATGATTGTTGAGAGAGACTCTTGTCTTCGCCATTTTTGATACCCCacatcctttttttttgtttttggtaACATTGCTAAATTTCTGATTATaacacaacacaacacacacacacaaactctgtaaataataacaaGACAACACTGCAAGTAGCGAGGTCTGGAAAGAGAAGTACAATGGGGTTTAAGGacaaaattcttttttggaAGGATGAGGTGCAATACAGAACGCTAGCTGTAGCAGACCAAGTTGCTAATAGGTTCTTCCATTCTTTTGAAAACGTATATAAGGGAGACGAATCTGTCGAAGATGCTGACTCGAGACCTGTTGGTTTAACTAATGAAACTCTTTCACATAGttctgatttttttgtattacCAGAAGAGAGAATAAGTACAAGAGTGAAAATACGAAGACAGAATATACTGAATACGACACTTATACTAGGAATGTTGATTGCGTTAGTTATCTGGACGGCTATTCTGTCCACTAACTCCTACTTTAGTAGCTCCCTTGCCTCAGCGTCCCCCTTATTTAACAAAGAAGGGAGAGTGGTGAGACCCATGAGGGAGTCCAACTTGGGTTTGCATGCGGACCCTCAAACCAGAAAGTCTTCAAAGACCCTGTATGATTTGCTGTCTGATTTCGACAACGCTTtttatgatgatgaaaatatgATCTTGGGTTCTCTTGCCTTTGGTGAGAACACTTACTCAAGACAACCATACGTTGCTAATGGTTACATTGGCTCACGTATCCCAAATATTGGTTTTGGTTACGCTTTGGATACTCTAAATTTATATGCTGATGCTCCTGGGGCTTTGAATAACGGCTGGCCGTTGAGAAACAGAAGATTTGCTGGGTCATTCGTCTCCGATTTCTACTCCTTGCAAGCCAAACTAAACTCTACTAACTTTCCTGAGTTGGATGAGAAAGGATACACTACtgtaatttcatcaattccTGAATGGACTGATTTGCAATTTACTGTTGATCTTAACGGTACTAATTGGTTTAATCCGCAATCTGTTTTGATTGATGATGTCATTAATTATAACCAAAATTTGTCGATGAAGGATGGCATCGTCTCAACAAATATGGACTGGTTGAATGGTATGATCAATATTAAGAGCGAAGTTTGGGCCCATAGAAAAATTCATTCTTTGGGGATTACCAGATTAGAAATCTCCTTAAACCTGGACGCCCTCCCTGATGAATTTACTGAATTACCGGTAACTATCTATGACATTATCGACTTCAACACTTCTCACAGGACAACTCTATATGAAAAGGGCCAGGACGAAGATAATAAGGCCATTTACATGATTGTTAATCCAGAAAATGTTCCATATTCAAATGCTGTTGTCTACTCTACGTGCACCATTAAAGGAACTGAAAATAACTTCTCACCATACAACTTTACTTCTGATGATAGGATTGCCAGGAACTATATGACCAACTTGACTGAGGAAAATCCGAAGGTTGTAATATATAAGTACACAAGTGTTGTTTCCTCCGAATACAACAATGACGAGCCTAATCCAAATGTCAATTTAAAATTTGCCAGCAACATTGCAAACACTGCTAAGGGTAACTATAAATCCTTACTTTCTAATCATAAGAGGGCATGGTATGACTTGTACAACGATGCCTTTATCGAAATTCCCTCTGATAGTCTTCTGGAAATGACTGCAAGATCTTCGTTGTTCCACTTACTTGCCAATACAAGGCAATATAATGTTTCAACAACAAGGGGTCTACCAGTTGGTGTTGGTGGTTTATCTTCGGACTCCTATGGTGGTATGGTATTCTGGGATGCGGATGTCTGGATGGCTCCAGCACTCCTACCTTTCTTTCCTAATATTGCTATGAACATGAACAATTATAGAAATGCCACACATCAGCAAGCCATAGAAAATGCTAAGCAGTATAACTATCCAGGAGCTGTTTATCCTTGGACTTCTGGTAGGTATGCTAACTGTACTTCTACTGGGCCATGTATTGATTATGAATATCATATTAATGTTGACATTGCTCTTGCATCATTTTCCATATATATGAATGGTGCAGAAGGTGCAGATGAGGACTATTTACGTTTCACAACATGGCCAATGGTTAAGGATGCAGCAGTGTTTTTCAAAGCCTACGTCAAATACAATGAGACTTTAGGTGAATATGAGACATATAATCTAACAGATCCGGATGAATTCGCTAATCATGTTAACAATGGTGCTTTCACCAATGCTGGTATAAAAACACTTTTGAAATGGGCAACTGATATTGGTACCCATTTGggtgaagaagttgatcCAAAATGGATGGAAATAGCCGATAACATACACATCCCTAGATCAGATTCTAATATTACTTTGGAATACTCCGGTATGAATAGCTCTGTTGAAATCAAGCAAGCAGATGTAACTTTGATGGTCTATCCATTGGGATACATTAATGATGAATCGATTTTGAATAATGCAATTAAAGATCTATATTACTATTCTGAAAGGCAATCTGCTTCAGGTCCTGCTATGACCTATCCAGTAtttgttgctgctgctgctaGTCTATTGAACCACGGATCATCTTCTCAGAGCTATCTATACAAGTCGGTTCTACCTTATTTGCGTTCTCCTTTTGCCCAGTTTAGTGAACAGTCGGACGATAATTTCTTAACAAATGGTCTCACACAGCCAGCATTCCCATTTTTAACTGCAAACGGTGGTTTCTTGCAGAGTATTTTGTTTGGCTTAACTGGTCTAAGATATTCTTACGAGGTCACGCCAAGGACTAAGAAGATCAGTAGATTACTAAAATTTGATCCTGTTAAGCTTCCACTATTGCCAGGTGGTATCGCCATTCGaaacttcaaatatatgGGTCAGGTATTGGACATTATCATTGATGATAACAACGGCACTATTGCTCATAAAGGTGGAGATAAACCGATCAGAATCAAGGTGCCTAATCGTGATATACTGCATGACAGGAACATTACTTCAGCGTTGTATTCGAAGAGAGACGATGATCTTTCTGCTACTGACGACTATTATGGTACTTACTTTACTTTGTATCCTAATGAAGAGCTGGTCATTCCATTATATGATACTAAACTAAATATTGATGGAAACATTGCCGAAAGCAAGCAGATTACAAACTTGACGGCTGGTGTTCCTGGAGATGTTGGCTTCTCAGCATTGGATGGTAACAATTACACGCATTGGCAACCATTCGATAAAAGTGATAATGCAAAGCTCTTGATTGATTTAGGTTTCAACAGCACGCATGTCATTAAAAAGGGTATCATCCTGTGGGGACAAAGACCAGCAAAGAACATTTCATTGTCAGTCTTGCCTCACTCAGAAAGGATCGAACAACTATTTGCTAATATTACAGACCTGTTAGAAACATCTTCAATAACTAAAGGTGGTTCACTATTGAATCAAATGTTAGGTCAGACACAGTCTAATGTCACAGCagaaattgatgatgatatcCTAGCTCTGTTGAATTGGAAAGGCGATGATCTGGATCAATTGATTCCTTACTTGCCTGATATGCATCTCTTGCAAGAGAAATTCATACCAATCTTAAAGGATTATCCTATAAAGCCAAACCAAAGATATTACAAAGAGATTATCGATGATGACATTATTAAGTTGCTACCAAGTAACACCACTGAATTCACCATAGATTATAACTCTATACCAGGAGGTGAGAAGCGAGCAAGATATGTAGTTTTGACAGTCCATGGTACTtatgacgatgatgatgaccTGAAAGGCGCAACCATCAAGGAAATTGTCCTTCAAGAATGAAACTGGGGATCTAGCTCATATCTACACATAATTACTTGGCAGAGTAattagtttattttttataatcTGGATAAAAAAATCTGAAATTACTTAcaatattttaaatattcCCTTTGTATCTTTTACAATAAATGTTCAATATTCTTTGTGATAAGTGGCTTTCAATAAATGTAGGCCTTTGGATAGTTGAGAACTATTCGTACATGCAGAGCACATAGATAATGCactaacaaaaaaaaataaaatgcgATTTCTGTGGATCGAACACAGGACCTCCAGATAACTTGTTGACCGAAGTTTTCGAATCTTCAGTCTGGCGCTCTCCCAACTGAGCTAAAACCGCTTAGTAAATTAGATGTTAGATCATAATAAGCTGGAGACTGTATTAACTTTATTTGAGCAAGACTTTTTAAAATTTACATTTAATACCCTTTTAGTCGCAAAGGAAGGACactaaaataatataagaTCTAAATTATTGGTGCCTCTCGAATAAGTTTGATGGTTTGCCATTGTTTTCTATAGTTGAGCGTCCATAGACGGCCGACGTCCAGCGTTTCACTACAATTACATCATCTTGTCAGTTTTTTGATAACTTGCTACCTTATGTGAGAACTTTTCTTATCCTTTCTAACTTTTAATACTACAAGTTGCTGCATTAGCCATGAAAAGAATTACTATATCAAAAAGGGCTTTTATGAAGTTCTCTTATTCTAACTATTATGTGAAAAGTACATCATATAATTGTGAATAAGTGacaaaaataatgtttTGGACAAGAATTAAGGATcttgaattttttaattctgTCCCACCTAGTAACCAACAGATGAGTCTCACCAACTCTAAGTAAATAATTCGTTCGTGGTCTTCcagattattttttatcccttttctttcatcatcttGTGGCTGAATGGCTTCGCCTAGcaaaacaaagaaacaCCGTTACCCTTTCTCGAGGGTTGTTTCATTCAATGAACAATTTGGATTAGCACAATTGTTGATCCGTTGAGTAGAAAAGGCAACGACTATTTCTTGCAATCAATTTAATAATTTCCCAACAATTATTTTTCCCCACCTATTACCTTATAGTGTTAATTTCACCTGTTTCTACCTGTGTTTTATATTGATAACAGTataagaaaagagaaattaaaattaaCAACAATGGCTGACgttatttcttctttgcaaactcaattgaaagaattaGACACCAAATttgctggtaacaatgtTTTGAACCAATTGGAACAAAGAACCAATTTGCCAAAGTCTTATTTGGTTGTTGGCTCTACCATCTTCTACTTACTTTTAATCTTTATCAATGTTGGTGGTATTGGTGAAATTTTAGGTAACTTTGCCGGTTTTGTTATCCCAGCTTACTACTCTATCCTAGCTTTGAAGACCACCACTACCAAGGATGACACTCAATTGTTGACCTACTGGATTGTCTTCAGTTTCTTGAATGTCATTGAATTCTGGTCCAAGGCTTTGCTATACATCATTCCATTCTACTGGTTCTTGAAAACCATCTTCCTGTTGTACATTGCTTTGCCACAAACTGGTGGTGCCACTATGATTTACAACCGTTTCATCTCCCCATTGACTGACAAGTACATCTTGGGTCCAAAGAAGACCGATGGTGTGCAACAATCTGTTAAGGAAGCCTCTAGAGCTACCGGTGCTGCTACTCACTAAACTCAACCTATActattttgatatattattttataaaCATCATGACGAATAAAATAGACATAGTCATTTAGATGAGCAAGTAATACTAGATTTGTatgaaatttgaaaaacaaataagCTGTTCAGTATTTCTTAAAATGTTTTATGATATATACTTTATAAATTTCAAGATCATAATACTATTTATGGAAAGCCATTATAAAGTGAGCTCTGGAAACTTATGGTCAAACTGTTGTGTTTGTTGAGAACCACCTACTGAATATGACAATTTTACTCTCATTTTTAAATTACCGGTGCCTGACACTTTTAAGGTCTGTTTGATAATGCCATTAGCAGGAATATTGACAGATGGATACAGTTGACCTAAAACAACTTTTAGTGTCTTAGTAACAGCTACCAAACATTGAAGATTGGATACCTCAACATCTCCGTTGTTTTTATAGTATATCTCCAGATGAGCAGAAGTGTCATCTTTAGTGATTTTACTAGCGTAGATTTCTAGGCAATCAATAGTTTGCAATAAAGTACAGCTTTCTGGAAGTGTGAGTttatcttcattatttttgcTAGTTTGGCCTTGTGATTGAATACCATTATTGTTTTCGCCCAATAGTAAATCAGCAAGTAAGTTTGTGTTATTTTTCTGTTGCTGCTTAGTATCTTGTACATCAGTATCACCCAGTAAGTCAAGTAACGGATCATGCTTTCGATCAGATTGCTTTCCGTTATCCAAATGCGATATGGATGTAACTGGCTTTTCTGTTTTAACAGCTCTTTCGAACTGAGGCATAGCATCCAAAATTTGTTTCCTAATACTTTCAGGCTGGCTAAAAATGATCTCATACTGTGTCGCTTTTGCCTGAAGTAATAAGTcagtattttttgtttgtcCAACAATGATTTGCCTTAACTTTTCTATCAATGCAAAATCTTGTATCCTAACTGAAAGCTTTAAAGCCGCAGTTAATACATAATGATTAATTTTTAGATTGGTCCTGATATATTGCGtatctttcaatttcagaTAATTTACAATTGTCTTTTCGTTTATCGTTTTACCATACGTTTCATTTAACTTAGAATCGCTCTGAAGTGCTTGTAATACAATATCTCCATATTCACCTATGCACCATATTGATACAAGCTGCCACCCTAAGTttccttcttcaataaattcatCTTCGGTAGTTTTATCCGTTGACTCCATAACCTCCCTTAGTGATATATCCAGCATTCTAATAATAACATCAGTCTTGTAATTTACTTCCAATGTATTATTAAAAGCAATTAGAATATCACTGATACGATCAACAGGGATATAAGAGCCCActaatttcaaaattttaacAAAAACAGAAAGTCTCCAATTATTATCTATATTTTCTCCTTGTTCTTCCGAAATTTCACCAAACTTATCAACTATGTGATTCACAGCAAATATAATTAAATCCTTTGAGTCATCTATATCTTCTCCAAATGAGTTGATCTTGTAGCTGGATGAATAGCCCCCCTTCGCGGAACCATTGTTCATAACAGATTTCGCGAGGAAGTTCAAGACCTCATTGATAAGCTCAACCAAATTATCCTTGTCCATGATTGCAAAAGTTAGCTCAAGTGCACGCATTCTAATAGATATGTCTTGGTCGTTCAAGCATCTGGAGATGAACTTCCGATGTCTTCTAACAGCTTCAGGTTCTGATGGAACGACCTTTAATAGCATGTTTAACGCGACATATTTGGTATTGTTTTGTGCTGTGATCACAGCAGTGGTGGGCTTCTTTCCTCCGACACTACGTGGAGACAAGAAGTTACCTAGAATATTTATACCCAGCACTTGCAAGGGCTTAGGTAGCTGCAAGTCGAATATAGTCCTTGTGATCTCGTATAGTACAGCCTGGCCGCTTGATTTAGTGGAGTCAGTGTTTGTAGCGATATTTGTTAGCAAGTCGTTGAATCCATCCACTTGCTCTTGGTTAATTTCTGTAGCCAACTTATGGTAAGCTTTGAAGTATAGTCTCAATGTAGTGATAACTTCACATTGCAAGAACGGGTCCGAGACGCCTTGTACGTCGAACTGTGGGTCCAAGTTTCTGGATGATAAACTAGCGAGAACTTGGTAGAAGTCATCTAGGAAAGAGGACTCtgagaatattttgatCATTTGCTGTGCCAAGTTTTGTCTGTATGCCATGTCTTCGGGATCGGACTCGGATGTTTCCTGTGGAGTTACCAGGTTCGTAATTGCTGTGGCGATGGCCTGGAAGAGTCTTGACAAACCGATCAGCACACCATGGGCCGCGGACAGGCTCGTCAGGCTCGATCTATACTCTTTCAGCAAAGTCAGGAACAAGTCAATTGGGACAATTTCGAGGAGCTGGGAGTCCTTTGCGATCAGCTTGGCACAGCACTGCAGCGCCTTCTTCAGTATATAAGGATCGGTGCTGTAGGTCTTCAGCAGGCCCTCTACGTCAGGGTAGAGGTCTCTAGCCAGTTCAGGGGAGGACAAGAACCCCAATGCGGTCAGTGCCAAAGATACCACGTACTTGTTTGGGTGTTTCAGGTCATTATTGATCAGGTTTGTGAGCAAAGTGAGCAGGTCCTGCGACTCGTCGAGCAGCAATGTAGTCGACAGGTATCCGAGCCGCTTATCGATGTACTGGTCTGAGGCGATCAGGTTTATGCACTCGACCTGCCCGAAGTGCGTGCGCTCGCCCAGGATGTACAAGTACAGCAGCTTGATGATGTTGTTACGCTTCTTGTCAGAGGAGAGGTGGTCATCTCTGAGCTTCGTCCTTATCTTAGCTGCCTGTTTGTTGATTATGGCACGCTCGTCGGCTAGAGTCTTTGCGTTGCGCACGTCCTTGATGAAGTTCCTGAGCGAGCTAGAGCCGTTGTAAGTCCCGCTGGACCCTTTCTTAGAAGAACTTCTGCGCATCATCAATACGAATTGCCAAGGTAAGGTATGTTTAAGTCTCTGATTATACTTATGCGATTTAAGAATACCCAATTTTGACCTTGGGTCTGATATGCACCGTTATTATGAGATTAGAGACTAGGTGAGAGCTGGAGAAGCTACGAGTGAATAAAATAGATTTACCCGGATATAGATTTACCCGGCAATAGATTTACCCGGATACAATGTATGCAATTACACGAGAAATCATATGATGTTAGGTATACTGTAACACGGTGTGTCATAAGTATTTGACATTGTCTCTGTGTGAATGTGTCTGTGTGAGTGTGTCTATGTGTGAGTGTATGACAGGTAAGACAGGTGAATGTGGCAGTGTGTGGGGGTGGGGGAGATAGAAAGTGTAAATCCGATATTCAAGGGAATTGCACTCCcctttttgtttttaggGGAGTGCTGGAGGAAGTGCTGGAGGAAGTGCTGGGAGAGGCTGCAGGGATGCATGAGTGTGGGGGTTGATGCGCAAAGAAAGTCTGTGGGGGGGAGTGGAAGGCACTGAAATTAGGAATTAGGGCCGCACAGTATTGCAAGTACAACAAAGTACAGTATACTACAACATTGTTTTCCTACGGATCTTTCAGAGGGgaactttgaaaaattcGATGATCTTTACTCTCATCTCTTGGACTGTCCCCCCTGCCAATCTTATCGATTCTGATTCGCTCTAACGACCCCCCTCCCTCGGcactatatatatacataacACATCATAAACGCATCATACAATGCTTCCTTTAAGAGAAAAATGGCATAAAGACCAATGCTATCACATAACTACCATAGCAGTAATACGACTAGCGCTAGGCGGTCGACGGGTGTGCCGGCTTCGCCGGGCACAGCCCGTTCTGTGATCAAGAGCACGCTGGCGTCGCTTATGGATGGTCCCGATATGCAGCAGCGGAACTATGTGCTCACGTCCGACACGTCTGCGATGAAGCGGTCGTCTAGTATACCGTACGGCTCGCAGCTGGCGCCGCCGGACGGGACCAGGACGAGGCGGCACAGTATTGCGGAGGTGACGCACCGCAAGAGACAGCCGAACCTGTTCGCTGTGAACTACTTGAACGACTTCTTGATGAACCGCGGGTTTCTGCCACAGCGGTCGCTCTTCCACAAGGACGACTGCATGACGATATCCATGGCCACGACCGCGGACCCGGTGTTCTTGCCTACCACGTCCATCAAGGACGAGGAGGAGTACCTGAGCTCGATCTCGGCACCGCAGAGGCACGAAATGCAGGCACATCATTCTTCTTCCGCGGCTATTGCACAGGAGGAGGACCGCGATGATTACCCACCTTTAAATCTGGACTCTGCAGATGCAAGCACACTGACTCCTGCTAAGAAGCTGAACAATCCGTTTTTAGCAGATCTAGCCAGAGGCGCACCACATTACGATACAAACCCATTCTTGAACCCACCATCTATCATGGACTCCCTAAACGAAAACAACGACTTGTCTCTGGCTTCCATGGATACACTTAACACTACACCggatcaaaagaaaaagactAAGAGGACACATGTCTCTGGAAGCATGACCCCAATGTCTATCGCTGTTATCGTATCAATAAAGGAGAAACCAATGAAGATGCCACGGATAATAGTTAACTTATCTTCCAATGTTAGCATACACTGGTATAATGGATTGCCTACGAATAAGAGCAAGTATGAAGAATTCTACCAGCTAAACTCTGTAAACTGGAAACTTTCTGCTACAAATTATAACATTTACATCCCTGCGAATTCATACTCAGCAGACGATGTCCAACAGAACCTAGACATTGATGTGATTAGAGATTATGTGGTATTCAAGAATAAGAAGACAAGCCATCGAAAATACGTAGAAAATAAGGCTAGCCTGAATAAGGAGTTACAGGACATGCTTAATGCTACTGATAGTGATGACTCAAAGACATCCAACTCAGCCGAGTCCAGCAAAAGCAGTTCCAGTCAAGAGAATGACAATTCTACAATATCACAATCATCGGAGACCACCTCCAAAGGTGGAAATGATCGCTCAACAAACAATTCTAATGGCCAGAATGAATTGGATGATGACGAACTATTCATGCCTGGTGATTATGTATTTGTTATCCCAGTAGCATTTGCAAACAGGGCGCCGGAGACACTTACAATGCCTTCGGGTAGAGTCTTCTATCGTCTGAAAATTCTTACAAATGCGGAAGCAGTGGATGATAATATTGCTGAGCGTCTACTAAACAGGCCACCTCTCTCTACTAATGCTTCTTCTAATGGTGCGCCTGTAACAATTTCCGCAAACGATTTAGACTGCTTCAAATCATCCGGGACCATGAGCCATTTCAGTAATGTGTCTACTCCGCCTCCACTAACTGTCCCACCTAGTTCGCAACTCCAAGCTTGCCCTCCAGAGACTTTCGATAGCCATTTGACACCGGGTCAAAACTATGCAACTTCACAACACAAGGCAAGACAGTTGTCCCTTGATTATAGTAATATGCATAGCAACAATAATACATTAGGAACAAAAAATACTCGTCAAAGAGCTCACAGTAGTGTAGACACTAATACAATGAAGGAAATGAGAGCTAATCGCCGTGGAGACCAATTTGAATCTCATCAACTGTCTGCTACTAATGACATGAAAACAGACAGAAGAAAGCGGTCAGGAACAAACTCATGGTTCAAATCAATCAAAGACCAATTCTCTACA includes:
- the CSR2 gene encoding Csr2p (CAGL0K05247g~Ortholog(s) have ubiquitin protein ligase binding activity, role in fungal-type cell wall organization, regulation of transcription from RNA polymerase II promoter and cytosol, nucleus localization) translates to MLSHNYHSSNTTSARRSTGVPASPGTARSVIKSTLASLMDGPDMQQRNYVLTSDTSAMKRSSSIPYGSQLAPPDGTRTRRHSIAEVTHRKRQPNLFAVNYLNDFLMNRGFLPQRSLFHKDDCMTISMATTADPVFLPTTSIKDEEEYLSSISAPQRHEMQAHHSSSAAIAQEEDRDDYPPLNLDSADASTLTPAKKLNNPFLADLARGAPHYDTNPFLNPPSIMDSLNENNDLSLASMDTLNTTPDQKKKTKRTHVSGSMTPMSIAVIVSIKEKPMKMPRIIVNLSSNVSIHWYNGLPTNKSKYEEFYQLNSVNWKLSATNYNIYIPANSYSADDVQQNLDIDVIRDYVVFKNKKTSHRKYVENKASLNKELQDMLNATDSDDSKTSNSAESSKSSSSQENDNSTISQSSETTSKGGNDRSTNNSNGQNELDDDELFMPGDYVFVIPVAFANRAPETLTMPSGRVFYRLKILTNAEAVDDNIAERLLNRPPLSTNASSNGAPVTISANDLDCFKSSGTMSHFSNVSTPPPLTVPPSSQLQACPPETFDSHLTPGQNYATSQHKARQLSLDYSNMHSNNNTLGTKNTRQRAHSSVDTNTMKEMRANRRGDQFESHQLSATNDMKTDRRKRSGTNSWFKSIKDQFSTSVDNNTDTPDTKSLTGKISPISMSRKGSVTDQRRPSGELKANVEKNKYSIFIDEPINIVRMPPEQSLTTADKPVYVNKVWADSLAYEVSFGKKYVPINSEVPLVIKLSPLVKDIEIKRIRVSVVETIKYSNINRKYEYDQLDPILKDPFSPYYRDLIARKKKTRSLPLLEIRSREIGNKALCEEVVEGCLNDNLLSYSSVTDECTEFNRRKNTTEKKTKSVPLIEPICVETTLKLPNHMDFDRTTAKNLPPYGIESFVSGNADDDWYSSRQSSVFGFFKSQKSSNSVNSSPSKTMHKSRTKIFTEGGITVNTKTRHHESHRGLYLDSSYFRNINSKHKLEIMLRIKKTDENDPTVAKNFEIVIDTPIYVVSEHCSNGNTELPTYNMALSDSTKVMLASNNVPPPTFEEATSSYSSPFASPSASPRIAAIAGHYGGSYPDYSPLDMSRSGSISVRSDLSVDTDLPNVDHLMASLPPVSTNNMIDSVRSTYNNLDGLLSSHSSLANKRETSNRSGVDGFDTTSNNGSDMNKPRNFPIITVSAADELFKKDYSIMTTNGSGDYPEPPKYETVVGGCDTQSNH